The sequence TGGGCCCCGACGTCGCCGAACCCGCCTGCACGGCGCTCGAGCGCATGCTCGCGGTGCGGCCCGCGGCCCGTCCCGTCCCGGAGCGCTGAGCATGGCGGGACAGCCCGCCCCGCTGCGCACCGAGGTGCTCGTGGTCGGCTCCGGCATCGCGGGGCTCACCGCGGCCCTGACCGCCGCCGAGCGCAGCGACGTGCTGCTGGTGACCAAGGGCGAGCTCGCCGAGGGCGCCACGTGCCGCGCCCAGGGCGGCATTGCCGGGGCCGTCGGCCCCGGGGACAGCCCCGCCGCGCACGCCCGCGACACCCTCGCCGCCGGTGCCGGCCTCGGCGACGCGGAGGCCGTGCAGGTGCTGTGCGCGCAGGGCCCTGCGGCGATCGCTGAGCTCCTCGCCCGCGGAGTGGTCTTCGACCGCGCCGAGGACGGCTCCTGCGCGCTCGGCCTCGAGGGTGCCCACGACCGGCCCCGGATCCTCCACGCCGGCGGCGACGCGACCGGCCGCGCGATCGAGCACGCCCTGATCCGCGCCGCCCGCGCCCGCGCGGCCGAGGGAGCGCGCGGCGGGCTCACCCTGCTCGAGGACACCGCCCTGGTGGACCTGCAGGTCGCGCAGGGCCAGGTGGTCGGCGCCGAGCTGCTCGCGGCCGACGGCTCCCGCGTCCGGGTGCGGGCGCGCTCCACCGTGCTCGCCACCGGCGGTGCGGGGCAGCTCTTCGCCCACACCACGAACCCCGCCGTGGCCACCGGGGACGGGCTCGCCGCGGCCTGGCGGGCCGGCGCCGCGCTCGAGGACCTCGAGTTCTTCCAGTTCCATCCCACCGCGCTCGCCGTAAAGGGACCGCACGCCTCGTTCCTCGTCTCCGAGGCGGTGCGGGGCGAGGGGGCGCTGCTGCGCGATGCGCAGGGGCGGCGCTTCCTGCCCGCGCTCGACCCCCGCGGCGAGCTCGCCCCGCGAGACGTCGTCGCCCGCGCGATCGCCCACGTCATGGCCGCACAGGGCGGCAGGCCCGTGCTGCTGGACGCCACCGCGATCGGTGCCGAGCGCCTGCGCCGCCGCTTCCCCACGATCGACGCGGCCGTGCGCGCGGCCGGGATCGACTGGGGCCGGGAGCCGGTGCCCGTCACCCCGGCCGCCCACTACTGGATGGGCGGCATCCGCACCGACCTCGACGGCCGCACCACCCTGCCGGGCCTCCACGCGGCCGGCGAATGCGCCCGCACCGGGGTGCACGGCGCGAACCGCCTGGCCTCGAACTCCCTGCTCGAGGGGGCCGTGTTCGGCGCCCGCGCCGGCGCCGCGGCCGCCACGTCGACACCCGCGGACCATGGCTCCCCGGCCGCAGGACCGACGGGCGCGGGGGAGGAGCTGCCGCCCCGCACCGCGACCGGCCGCGCCTGGTCCCGCACCGAGCTCCAGGAGCTGCTGTGGTCCCACGCCGGCCTGCTGCGCTCCGGGACCGCGCTCGAGGAGGCCGCGGCCGAGCTCGCCACCTGGCGCGCCCCGGATCCCGCCGCGCACATCACGGCGCGCGAGCTCGAGGACCGCAACCTCCTCGACCTCGCCCGCCTGCTCCTCGCCCACGCCCTGGCCCGCCCCGGATCCGTCGGCGCCCACCACCGGCTCGACGAACCCGGCACCACGGCCGCGCCCCATCCCGTTCCATCCCTCGACCTCACCCCGGAGGCCCCCGCATGCTGACCCGTGCCCAGATCGACCCCGTCGTCACCGCCGCCCTCGCGGAGGACGCCCCCTGGGGCGACCTCACCGGCGAGGTGTTCCTGCCCGCCGGCGCCACCGCCACCGCCCAGCTCACCGCCCGCGAGGACGGGGTGCTGGCCGGGATCGACGTGGTCGCCGCCGCGTTCCGCCTCACCGACCCGGCGACGGAGCTCACCGCCCACCGCGCCGACGGGGACCGCTTCACCACGGGGGAGGTGCTGGCCACCGTGACCGGCCCTGCCCGGGCCGTGCTCCAGGCCGAGCGGATCGCGCTGAACCTCGTGCAGCGGATGTCCGGGATCGCCACCGCCACCCGGGCCATGGTCGACGCCGTCGAGGGCACGGGCGCGCGCATCACCGACACCCGCAAGACCACCCCGGGCCTGCGCGCCCTCGAACGGCACGCGGTGCGCTGCGGCGGGGGCGTGAACCACCGCTTCTCCCTCTCCGACGCCGTGATGGCCAAGGACAACCATCTCGCCGTGCTCGCCCAGCAGGGCGTGGACCTCACCGAGGCGATCCGCCGGGCCCGCGCCCGGCTCGGCCACACCACCCGGCTCGAGGTGGAGGTGGACCGCCTCGACCAGATCGAGCCCGTGCTCGCCGGCGGCGTCGACATCCTCATGCTCGACAACTTCTCGCTCGCCGACCTCGCCGCCGGGGTGCGGCAGGTCGCCGGGCGCGCGATCGTCGAGGCCAGCGGCACCGTCACCCTCGACACCGTCGGGGACATCGCCCGCACCGGCGTGGACGTCATCTCCTCCGGCGCCCTCACCCACAGCGCCCGCCACCTCGACCTGGGCCTGGACATGACCGTCGCCGCGGGTGCTGACGGCGCCGCGCGTGCTGACAGCGCTGCAGGCGCTGCCGGCACCGTCGAGGCCGCAGGCGCCTGAGGAGGACGCGATGCTCTACCTCGACACCGCCGCCACCGCCCCCGTGCGCCGCGAGGCCCTCGAAGCGGCCTGGCCCTACCTCACCGGCACCTTCGGCAACCCCTCCAGCCACCACGCGGTGGGGGAGGCGGCCGCCGCAGGCCTCGAGGACGCCCGCCGTCGGGGCGCCGCCGTGCTCGGGATGCGCCGCAGCGACATCGTGTTCACCGCCGGCGGCACCGAGGCCGCGAACCTCGCCCTGAAGGGGCTGGCCCTGGCCTCCCCGCGCGGCAAGCACCTGGTCACCGCCGGCACCGAGCACGAGGCGGTGCTCGAGAGCATCGCCTTCCTCGAGCGGGTGCACGGCTTCGAGGTCTCCTTCGTCCAGCCCGCCGCGGACGGGACGGTCACCCCGGAGGCGCTGCGAGCGGTGCTGCGCGAGGACACGACCCTGGTCAGCCTGGCGCTCGCGAACAACGAGATCGGCACGATCCTCGACATCCGCGCGCTCGCGGAGACGGCCCACGAGGTGGGGGCGCTGCTGCACACCGACGCGGTCCAGGCCGCCGGATGGCTGGACCTGCGCGGCCTCGGCGCGGACGCCCTGACGCTCTCCGGCCACAAGCTGGGCGCCCCCAAGGGCATCGGCCTGGCGGCGATCCGGGGCCGGCTGCCGCTCGAGCCGCTGATCCACGGCGGCGGGCAGGAGAACGCCCGCCGCTCCGGCACCGAGAACGTGGCCTTCGCGGTCGCGCTCGCGGTCGCCCTCGAGCTGGCCGAGGCCGAGCGGGAGCAGAAGGCCGCCCGCCTGGTGCCGCTGCGGGACCGTCTGCTCGAGGCAGTGCTCGCCGCGCGCCCCGATGCGCTGCTGACCGGCGCGGATCCGCGCCACGGCGGGCACCGCCTGCCCGGCCACGCCTCGTTCTGCCTGCCCGGGCGCAGCGGCGAATCGATCCTGCTGGACCTCGCCGAGCGGGGCG comes from Brachybacterium faecium DSM 4810 and encodes:
- a CDS encoding L-aspartate oxidase (PFAM: FAD dependent oxidoreductase~TIGRFAM: L-aspartate oxidase); its protein translation is MAGQPAPLRTEVLVVGSGIAGLTAALTAAERSDVLLVTKGELAEGATCRAQGGIAGAVGPGDSPAAHARDTLAAGAGLGDAEAVQVLCAQGPAAIAELLARGVVFDRAEDGSCALGLEGAHDRPRILHAGGDATGRAIEHALIRAARARAAEGARGGLTLLEDTALVDLQVAQGQVVGAELLAADGSRVRVRARSTVLATGGAGQLFAHTTNPAVATGDGLAAAWRAGAALEDLEFFQFHPTALAVKGPHASFLVSEAVRGEGALLRDAQGRRFLPALDPRGELAPRDVVARAIAHVMAAQGGRPVLLDATAIGAERLRRRFPTIDAAVRAAGIDWGREPVPVTPAAHYWMGGIRTDLDGRTTLPGLHAAGECARTGVHGANRLASNSLLEGAVFGARAGAAAATSTPADHGSPAAGPTGAGEELPPRTATGRAWSRTELQELLWSHAGLLRSGTALEEAAAELATWRAPDPAAHITARELEDRNLLDLARLLLAHALARPGSVGAHHRLDEPGTTAAPHPVPSLDLTPEAPAC
- a CDS encoding cysteine desulfurase family protein (PFAM: Aminotransferase class-V), producing the protein MLYLDTAATAPVRREALEAAWPYLTGTFGNPSSHHAVGEAAAAGLEDARRRGAAVLGMRRSDIVFTAGGTEAANLALKGLALASPRGKHLVTAGTEHEAVLESIAFLERVHGFEVSFVQPAADGTVTPEALRAVLREDTTLVSLALANNEIGTILDIRALAETAHEVGALLHTDAVQAAGWLDLRGLGADALTLSGHKLGAPKGIGLAAIRGRLPLEPLIHGGGQENARRSGTENVAFAVALAVALELAEAEREQKAARLVPLRDRLLEAVLAARPDALLTGADPRHGGHRLPGHASFCLPGRSGESILLDLAERGVIASSGSACAAGSDEPSHVLTALGVPREVAQTAVRCTLPAELTAAQAEAVAAALTEVLAPAPAL
- a CDS encoding nicotinate-nucleotide pyrophosphorylase (carboxylating) (PFAM: Quinolinate phosphoribosyl transferase, N-terminal domain; Quinolinate phosphoribosyl transferase, C-terminal domain~TIGRFAM: nicotinate-nucleotide pyrophosphorylase), which gives rise to MLTRAQIDPVVTAALAEDAPWGDLTGEVFLPAGATATAQLTAREDGVLAGIDVVAAAFRLTDPATELTAHRADGDRFTTGEVLATVTGPARAVLQAERIALNLVQRMSGIATATRAMVDAVEGTGARITDTRKTTPGLRALERHAVRCGGGVNHRFSLSDAVMAKDNHLAVLAQQGVDLTEAIRRARARLGHTTRLEVEVDRLDQIEPVLAGGVDILMLDNFSLADLAAGVRQVAGRAIVEASGTVTLDTVGDIARTGVDVISSGALTHSARHLDLGLDMTVAAGADGAARADSAAGAAGTVEAAGA